A window from Elusimicrobiota bacterium encodes these proteins:
- a CDS encoding DUF2332 family protein, producing MTKEEFVSQLERGALQAGALPVTSAILRWTAEQLKRGDPAWWKPIAKAWEKRAFVAWTEAWSLYLTCLHFEALSDADCPLVPYFPSCGGTAEADPSVALARFLAAPPPSFFENLKSGQRRTYIAGRAILWTAPAMLFFQRRDLPYYLVEVNAGAGVNLAADLVTPVPTFDPALVSARVGLEARPLQSEDISDRRWLTAGIWPDNLPAIAELDAALDKIALRTREEAAFLQLAPCPPEKAAAFVAKNIPSDDPEVGLLIFNMGTTVRMSDADYAAYTASMAAMLKGWGERALWVEVETVRGETYSMTTQLRVHRILGGQLRSLVMASVDYEHATHQYSEAAAAFLGPVVPVPPSPAK from the coding sequence GTGACGAAAGAGGAGTTCGTCTCCCAGCTGGAGCGCGGCGCCCTTCAGGCCGGGGCGCTGCCGGTCACGTCGGCCATCCTCCGCTGGACCGCCGAGCAGCTCAAGCGCGGCGACCCCGCTTGGTGGAAGCCGATCGCCAAGGCCTGGGAGAAGCGCGCCTTCGTCGCCTGGACCGAGGCCTGGAGCCTGTACCTCACCTGCCTCCACTTCGAGGCGCTGAGCGACGCGGATTGCCCGCTCGTGCCGTACTTCCCGTCGTGCGGGGGGACCGCGGAGGCCGACCCGTCCGTGGCCCTCGCGCGCTTCCTCGCCGCGCCGCCGCCGTCCTTCTTCGAGAACCTGAAGAGCGGCCAGCGGCGCACCTACATCGCGGGCCGCGCGATCCTGTGGACGGCTCCCGCCATGCTGTTCTTCCAGCGGCGCGACCTGCCGTATTATCTCGTCGAGGTCAACGCCGGCGCCGGCGTCAACCTGGCCGCCGACCTGGTCACCCCGGTGCCGACCTTCGATCCGGCCCTCGTCTCCGCGCGCGTCGGCCTCGAGGCCCGGCCCCTCCAGTCCGAGGACATCTCCGACCGCCGCTGGCTGACCGCGGGCATCTGGCCCGACAACCTCCCCGCGATCGCCGAGCTCGACGCGGCGCTCGACAAGATCGCCCTGCGCACCCGCGAGGAGGCCGCCTTCCTCCAGCTCGCCCCCTGCCCGCCCGAGAAGGCCGCGGCCTTCGTCGCCAAGAACATCCCCTCCGACGACCCCGAGGTCGGCCTGCTGATCTTCAACATGGGCACGACCGTGCGCATGTCCGACGCCGATTACGCCGCCTACACGGCGAGCATGGCCGCGATGCTCAAGGGGTGGGGGGAGCGCGCTCTCTGGGTGGAGGTCGAAACCGTGCGCGGCGAGACCTACTCCATGACCACCCAATTGCGGGTGCACCGGATCCTCGGCGGCCAACTGCGCAGCCTGGTGATGGCCAGCGTCGATTACGAGCACGCCACCCACCAGTACAGCGAAGCCGCCGCCGCCTTCCTCGGCCCCGTCGTCCCCGTCCCGCCCTCTCCCGCTAAGTAA
- a CDS encoding response regulator transcription factor has product MASKAAPKKRVKVLIADDQTLFREGIKDLLENEKIIEVVGEAADGQEAVRLARKLKPDVILMDIKLPHLDGVAATRLIRKECPNTNVLILSSYEDEAHVMESIQAGANGYLSKMLPAAELVNALKAFANDGVMIPQQVMGKLLQGLRQMASGDGNSPVALTKTEIRVLVFLGTGMSNKEIAAKMECSVKTIKNHLNAIFQKLEVSNRTEAVVKGIEMGLISPEDPN; this is encoded by the coding sequence ATGGCTTCGAAGGCTGCCCCGAAGAAACGCGTGAAGGTGCTGATCGCCGACGACCAAACTCTTTTCCGTGAAGGCATCAAGGATCTGCTCGAGAACGAGAAGATCATCGAGGTGGTCGGCGAGGCCGCCGACGGCCAGGAAGCCGTCCGCTTGGCGCGCAAGCTCAAGCCCGACGTGATCCTGATGGACATCAAGCTCCCGCACCTCGACGGCGTCGCCGCGACGCGGCTGATCCGCAAGGAATGCCCCAACACGAACGTCCTCATCCTTTCCTCCTACGAGGACGAGGCCCACGTGATGGAGTCGATCCAGGCCGGCGCCAACGGCTACCTCTCGAAGATGCTCCCCGCCGCCGAGCTCGTCAACGCCCTCAAGGCCTTCGCCAACGACGGCGTGATGATCCCGCAGCAGGTGATGGGCAAGCTCCTCCAGGGCCTGCGCCAGATGGCCAGCGGCGACGGCAACTCGCCGGTCGCGCTGACGAAGACCGAGATCCGCGTGCTCGTGTTCCTCGGGACCGGCATGTCGAACAAGGAGATCGCGGCCAAGATGGAGTGCTCGGTCAAGACCATCAAGAACCACCTCAACGCCATTTTCCAGAAGCTCGAGGTCAGCAACCGCACCGAGGCCGTCGTCAAGGGCATCGAGATGGGCCTGATCTCGCCCGAAGACCCCAACTGA
- a CDS encoding response regulator, whose protein sequence is MKGKILIVDDDANMRESVNDNLEVEGYETAQASSAAEAVAQVKKTQFDVILMDYNLTDGTGIDAIQKIRALNSESQILMITAHANLDTALKAIQESVDDFLTKPVNFDHLKRAIAKSLEKMRLKQELKSANDKNLRLSAMKSKFMSMASHDLSNSLMTLQVSFEMLAQSIKPDDEQVKKMRYISNGIGQISRLIEDLVDWASIEQGKFRLETNLFDAGSLVEETAVGPAARASVRGLTLKTELQPGLPTIAADKKRLSQVLNNLLENAIRHTPKGGAVTMSAEKAVDNAVEVVRFAVRDTGDGIAPEEVGKLFQSFYQGESVSGGGRLGLGLSISREIVDSHGGRIWVESAGLGKGAAFLFTVPVKKA, encoded by the coding sequence ATGAAAGGCAAGATCTTGATCGTCGACGACGACGCGAACATGCGCGAGAGCGTCAACGACAACCTGGAGGTCGAGGGCTACGAGACCGCCCAGGCCTCGAGCGCCGCGGAGGCCGTCGCCCAGGTCAAGAAGACCCAGTTCGACGTCATCCTGATGGACTACAACCTGACGGACGGCACCGGCATCGACGCGATCCAGAAGATCCGCGCCCTCAACTCCGAGAGCCAGATCCTGATGATCACGGCTCACGCCAACCTCGACACGGCGCTCAAGGCGATCCAGGAGTCCGTCGACGATTTCCTCACCAAGCCCGTCAACTTCGACCACCTCAAGCGGGCGATCGCCAAGTCGCTCGAGAAGATGCGCCTCAAGCAGGAGTTGAAGAGCGCCAACGACAAGAACCTCCGCCTGTCGGCGATGAAGTCGAAGTTCATGTCGATGGCCTCGCACGACCTCTCGAACTCCCTGATGACCCTTCAGGTCAGCTTCGAGATGCTCGCGCAGTCGATCAAGCCCGACGACGAGCAGGTCAAGAAGATGCGCTACATCTCCAACGGCATCGGCCAGATCTCCCGCCTCATCGAGGACCTCGTGGACTGGGCCTCCATCGAGCAGGGCAAGTTCCGCCTCGAGACGAACCTCTTCGACGCCGGCTCGCTCGTCGAGGAGACCGCGGTCGGTCCCGCGGCGCGCGCCTCCGTGCGCGGCCTGACCCTCAAGACCGAGCTCCAGCCGGGCCTGCCGACGATCGCCGCGGACAAGAAGCGCCTGTCCCAGGTCCTCAACAACCTTCTCGAGAACGCGATCCGCCACACGCCGAAGGGCGGCGCGGTGACCATGAGCGCCGAGAAGGCCGTGGACAACGCCGTCGAGGTCGTGCGCTTCGCGGTGCGCGACACCGGCGACGGGATCGCGCCCGAGGAGGTCGGCAAGCTGTTCCAGAGCTTCTACCAGGGCGAGAGCGTGTCCGGCGGGGGGCGGCTGGGCCTCGGCTTGTCGATCTCCCGGGAGATCGTCGACAGCCACGGCGGCCGCATCTGGGTCGAGAGCGCCGGCCTGGGCAAGGGCGCCGCGTTCCTGTTCACCGTGCCGGTCAAGAAGGCCTGA
- a CDS encoding HAMP domain-containing protein, with the protein MASTRNRGKLAYKILFWFLLISLAPMIFVGWHLVGITQQSLRKETLAMQESLAVGFSDTTYKYVTTFRNVLTETAGLEDFISMNPVKQQQYLNRILQIHFAVLELSVLNEKGVEALRIGRFLGNTPEMRDFRGEEVYAGAMGPRGQFIGRLERFQGLYPTVTISVPIMDQSVQPAKAVGVIVARVSLNGLSTMLAMEFPASGKSQAAVMTRDGFLIAHSDPREIYRPDARMPPEVEKVLTSQDNVKGGGEIGLEGGRRLLGAFALIDKLDWIVYVQQPVEAAYQTASDMKAQILRVLVWVVLFTVLLSLAVAGHITQPIRILKEAADRLGKGQFEDLPEVVTTNDEIGDLAQTFLGMSESLKEKTGELIHAKQELEKFTKFLEKRVDSRTRELKAAQDELIKKERLAAIGQMASVVGHEIRNPLAVINNSIYFIKTKLGTGGEPDAKITKHIKIIESEIQQANGIINEILTYSRQRELQLEKVRINDWLEELLSVYPFPAHIQVDKHFDPANPHVEIDKTEMQQAVRNLIGNGIEVMPAPKGGKVTIRTIIPEAGWVRVDIADAGSGIPQDVLDKIFAPFFTTKARGTGLGLAVVRKVVDHHKGKVDVESTVGVGTTFKLYIPTTA; encoded by the coding sequence ATGGCCTCCACCAGGAACCGCGGCAAGCTCGCCTACAAGATCCTCTTCTGGTTCCTGCTCATTTCCCTGGCGCCGATGATCTTCGTCGGCTGGCACCTCGTCGGGATCACCCAGCAGTCCCTGCGCAAGGAGACGCTGGCGATGCAGGAGTCCCTGGCGGTCGGCTTCTCGGACACGACCTACAAGTACGTCACGACCTTCCGCAACGTGCTGACCGAGACGGCCGGCCTCGAGGACTTCATCTCGATGAACCCGGTCAAGCAGCAGCAGTATCTGAACCGGATCCTGCAGATCCATTTCGCCGTCCTGGAATTGTCGGTCTTGAACGAGAAGGGCGTCGAGGCCCTGCGCATCGGCCGCTTCCTGGGCAACACGCCCGAGATGCGCGATTTCCGGGGGGAGGAGGTCTACGCCGGCGCGATGGGCCCCCGCGGCCAGTTCATCGGGCGGCTCGAGCGCTTCCAGGGCCTTTATCCGACCGTGACCATCTCCGTGCCGATCATGGACCAGAGCGTCCAGCCCGCGAAGGCCGTCGGCGTCATCGTCGCGCGCGTGAGCCTCAACGGCCTCTCGACCATGCTGGCGATGGAGTTCCCGGCCTCCGGAAAAAGTCAGGCGGCCGTCATGACGCGCGACGGGTTCCTTATCGCCCACTCCGACCCGCGCGAGATCTACCGCCCCGACGCCCGCATGCCCCCCGAGGTCGAGAAGGTCCTCACCTCCCAGGACAACGTCAAGGGCGGAGGGGAGATCGGCCTGGAGGGCGGCAGGCGCCTCCTCGGCGCCTTCGCCCTGATCGACAAGCTCGACTGGATCGTCTACGTCCAGCAGCCGGTCGAGGCCGCGTATCAAACCGCCTCCGACATGAAGGCTCAGATCCTGCGAGTGCTCGTTTGGGTCGTCCTCTTCACCGTCCTCCTCTCCCTCGCCGTCGCCGGCCACATCACGCAGCCCATCCGTATTCTAAAGGAGGCCGCCGACCGCCTCGGCAAGGGCCAGTTCGAGGACCTGCCCGAGGTCGTGACCACCAACGACGAGATCGGCGACCTGGCCCAGACCTTCCTCGGCATGAGCGAGTCGCTCAAGGAGAAGACGGGGGAGCTCATCCACGCCAAGCAGGAGCTCGAGAAGTTCACGAAGTTCCTCGAGAAGCGGGTCGACTCCCGCACGCGCGAGCTGAAGGCCGCGCAGGACGAGCTGATCAAGAAGGAGCGCCTGGCCGCGATCGGCCAGATGGCCTCCGTCGTCGGCCACGAGATCCGCAACCCTCTCGCCGTCATCAACAACTCGATCTACTTCATCAAGACCAAGCTCGGCACCGGCGGGGAGCCCGACGCGAAGATCACCAAGCACATCAAGATCATCGAGTCCGAGATCCAGCAGGCCAACGGCATCATCAACGAGATCCTGACCTACTCCCGTCAGCGCGAGCTGCAGCTCGAGAAGGTCCGCATCAACGACTGGCTCGAGGAGCTCCTGTCCGTCTACCCGTTCCCCGCCCATATCCAGGTCGACAAGCATTTTGATCCGGCTAATCCTCATGTGGAGATCGACAAGACCGAGATGCAGCAGGCGGTGCGCAACCTCATCGGCAACGGCATCGAGGTGATGCCCGCGCCGAAGGGCGGCAAGGTCACGATCCGCACCATCATCCCCGAGGCGGGCTGGGTGCGCGTCGACATCGCCGACGCGGGCAGCGGCATCCCCCAGGACGTCCTCGACAAGATATTCGCCCCGTTCTTCACGACGAAGGCGCGCGGCACGGGCCTCGGCCTGGCCGTCGTGCGCAAGGTGGTCGACCACCATAAAGGCAAAGTCGACGTGGAAAGCACCGTGGGCGTGGGCACGACGTTTAAATTGTATATTCCGACGACGGCCTGA
- a CDS encoding response regulator transcription factor yields MAKLPKLLIIDDDAHLRESLAEVLELDGFECHQAGAAKEGIAAAAKIEPDAVIMDIQLPDSSGFQICQELRKRSKITILIMMTGRFLSSEEKKQGFELGADEYITKPFDLAELSARIKQLLSRNAAKG; encoded by the coding sequence ATGGCGAAGCTTCCCAAGCTGCTGATCATCGACGACGACGCCCACCTCCGCGAGAGCCTCGCCGAGGTCCTCGAGCTCGACGGCTTCGAGTGCCACCAGGCCGGCGCGGCCAAGGAGGGCATCGCGGCCGCGGCGAAGATCGAACCCGACGCCGTGATCATGGACATCCAGCTGCCGGACTCCTCCGGCTTCCAGATCTGCCAGGAGCTGCGCAAGCGCTCCAAGATCACCATCCTCATCATGATGACCGGGAGGTTCTTGTCATCGGAGGAAAAGAAGCAGGGCTTCGAGCTCGGAGCCGACGAATACATCACCAAGCCCTTCGACCTGGCGGAGCTGTCGGCCCGCATCAAGCAGCTCCTTTCGCGGAACGCCGCGAAAGGATAA
- a CDS encoding response regulator transcription factor, whose amino-acid sequence MRTSVVYGSREPNRAAVILEALQAAGMTVTVAQKAKEVQGLLAHRGCDLLIIGQKLVDEDGVDLVKQLRAKGPARQMPIVALVEHADQPAAAATPSKHAYALFGRSGPSSAPAKDSAKDKVSLRLAFFQAGADECLSLNWDAAECLARIKAVLRRTQVNASEEIINMGEIELNLTSYTLHISKKRVPLTSKELDLLYVFLSSANRVLSRPYLIERVWGYNYFGSPRTVDVHVRRLREKLGVAAKYITTIPCVGYKLVPPGGEMRR is encoded by the coding sequence ATGAGAACCAGCGTCGTCTACGGCTCGCGTGAGCCGAATCGCGCGGCCGTCATCCTCGAGGCCCTCCAGGCCGCCGGGATGACCGTCACCGTCGCCCAGAAGGCCAAGGAAGTCCAGGGCCTGCTGGCTCACCGGGGCTGCGACCTCCTGATCATCGGCCAGAAGCTCGTCGACGAGGACGGCGTGGACCTCGTCAAGCAGCTGCGCGCCAAAGGCCCGGCGCGCCAGATGCCGATCGTCGCTCTCGTCGAGCACGCCGATCAGCCGGCGGCCGCCGCGACGCCGTCCAAGCACGCCTACGCCCTGTTCGGCCGGTCGGGCCCGTCCTCGGCTCCGGCCAAGGACTCGGCGAAGGACAAGGTGTCCCTGCGCCTCGCGTTCTTCCAGGCCGGCGCCGACGAGTGCCTCTCGCTCAACTGGGACGCCGCGGAGTGCCTCGCCCGCATCAAGGCGGTGCTGCGCCGCACCCAGGTCAACGCCTCCGAAGAGATCATCAACATGGGCGAGATCGAGCTCAACCTCACCAGCTACACTCTGCACATATCGAAAAAGCGGGTGCCGCTGACCTCGAAGGAGCTCGACCTCCTGTACGTCTTCCTGAGCTCCGCCAACCGCGTCCTTTCCCGCCCGTACCTGATCGAGCGCGTCTGGGGCTACAACTATTTCGGTTCGCCGCGGACCGTGGACGTCCACGTACGCCGGCTTCGCGAGAAGCTCGGCGTCGCGGCGAAGTACATCACGACCATCCCCTGCGTCGGCTACAAGCTCGTTCCCCCCGGCGGGGAAATGAGGAGATAA
- a CDS encoding tetratricopeptide repeat protein, which produces MSAKLLAVMALLVAGGSRAAETRARDTEGLFLDMSKLNLGTISSEDDKKKYIYTIQLEKSRVTRKTLKSVYENAFDMYKNGQYEAANDLTRKILSIDPGYSDASILNRATIDLKGSTKPRVSERRLIEERFEEGMALYRQGRLVEAAQRWEECSKLAPGNLKSHYWLRKARTEMAEEHYRKGRQAYRQHRLREALDQWYAALVLNPRYPRLTVELAKVEAESREQDANEKLQAALNLYSQGLVLESLKMLDAVLESGPGNVKAQKLQAEIRAEVANQHVAEGRRYYESRQYEKAISEWKHAVEYGYDPKSADQLVARAKEQMRREESAKKRAVEVAKQREEDKKKQKEEEAKLAEEAKKKEEEEKAKAAAAGTAAPQPGQAAPPPTATAESNKQASQQAYLEGVIYYQKGDYEKARDKWLHAKQLDPGNSDAIAGLEKIEKLYGAGQ; this is translated from the coding sequence ATGAGCGCGAAGCTCCTCGCCGTCATGGCCTTGCTCGTCGCGGGAGGCTCGCGCGCCGCCGAGACCCGGGCCCGCGACACCGAGGGGCTGTTCCTCGACATGTCGAAGCTCAACCTCGGGACGATCTCCTCCGAGGACGATAAGAAGAAGTACATCTACACGATCCAGCTCGAGAAGTCGCGCGTGACCCGCAAGACGCTCAAGAGCGTGTACGAGAACGCCTTCGACATGTACAAGAACGGCCAATACGAGGCCGCCAACGACCTCACGCGGAAGATCCTGTCGATCGACCCCGGCTACTCGGACGCGTCGATCCTCAACCGGGCGACGATCGACCTGAAGGGCTCGACGAAGCCCCGGGTCTCCGAGCGCCGCCTCATCGAGGAGCGCTTCGAGGAAGGCATGGCTCTGTACCGTCAAGGCCGCCTCGTGGAGGCCGCCCAGCGCTGGGAGGAGTGCTCCAAGCTCGCCCCCGGCAACCTCAAGTCCCACTACTGGCTGCGCAAGGCGCGCACCGAGATGGCCGAGGAGCACTATCGCAAGGGCCGGCAGGCCTACCGCCAGCACCGCCTGCGCGAGGCTCTCGACCAGTGGTACGCCGCGCTCGTGCTCAACCCCCGCTATCCCCGCCTGACCGTCGAGCTCGCGAAGGTGGAGGCCGAGTCCCGCGAGCAGGACGCCAACGAGAAGCTCCAGGCCGCGCTGAACCTGTACAGCCAGGGCCTCGTCCTCGAGTCCCTCAAGATGCTCGACGCGGTGCTCGAGTCCGGCCCCGGGAACGTGAAGGCCCAGAAGCTCCAGGCCGAGATCCGCGCCGAGGTCGCCAACCAGCACGTCGCCGAGGGCCGCCGCTACTACGAGTCCCGCCAGTACGAGAAGGCGATCTCGGAGTGGAAGCACGCCGTCGAGTACGGCTACGATCCGAAGTCCGCCGACCAGCTCGTCGCCCGCGCGAAGGAGCAGATGCGCCGCGAGGAGAGCGCCAAGAAGCGCGCCGTCGAGGTCGCCAAGCAGCGCGAGGAGGACAAGAAGAAGCAGAAGGAGGAGGAGGCGAAGCTCGCCGAGGAGGCGAAGAAGAAGGAGGAGGAGGAGAAGGCCAAGGCCGCCGCCGCCGGGACCGCGGCGCCTCAGCCCGGCCAGGCCGCGCCGCCGCCCACCGCGACCGCGGAGAGCAACAAGCAGGCCTCCCAGCAGGCCTACCTCGAGGGCGTCATCTACTACCAGAAGGGCGACTACGAGAAGGCCCGCGACAAGTGGCTGCACGCCAAGCAGCTCGACCCGGGCAACTCCGACGCGATCGCCGGCCTCGAGAAGATCGAGAAGCTGTATGGAGCCGGCCAATGA
- a CDS encoding type II secretion system F family protein, protein MTPIDPLMHYILLAVGVLGSVAMYTAASRMFAPPADAEEGDLSKLAKKEVGTSSAFSSLNPQGSLLEKLDLFLLKTFHLDVKLEELHMMMGRPTKPTPLEMLHLKEMLAAGIIVFLYVMLESPVAAMFGIIGFFIPDSLFQGKIRARQADIMRNFPTMVDLMALTIEAGLDYMAAIERILKNVKQAQRTELENELQKMLNEVQLGYTRRDALKRLAMRTGVPEIRSFVGLIIQSDELGTSLVELLRNYAADMRFRRLNKAEKLAAQAATKMLIPLFIFIFPTVFIMMLAPMMKSLVQGGLGF, encoded by the coding sequence ATGACACCCATCGACCCCCTGATGCACTATATCCTGCTCGCGGTCGGTGTGCTGGGCTCCGTCGCCATGTACACGGCCGCCAGCCGCATGTTCGCGCCGCCGGCCGACGCCGAGGAGGGGGACCTCTCCAAGCTCGCCAAGAAGGAGGTCGGCACGAGCTCCGCGTTCTCGAGCCTGAACCCGCAGGGCAGCCTGCTCGAGAAGCTCGACCTGTTCCTGCTCAAGACCTTCCATCTCGACGTCAAGCTCGAGGAGCTGCACATGATGATGGGCCGGCCGACCAAGCCGACGCCCCTCGAGATGCTGCACCTCAAGGAGATGCTCGCGGCGGGCATCATCGTCTTCCTCTACGTCATGCTGGAATCGCCGGTCGCGGCGATGTTCGGCATCATCGGCTTCTTCATCCCCGACTCCCTGTTCCAGGGCAAGATCCGCGCCCGCCAGGCCGACATCATGCGCAACTTCCCGACGATGGTCGACCTGATGGCCCTGACCATCGAGGCCGGCCTCGACTACATGGCGGCCATCGAGCGCATCCTCAAGAACGTCAAGCAGGCCCAGCGCACCGAGCTCGAGAACGAGCTCCAGAAGATGCTCAACGAGGTCCAGCTCGGCTACACGCGCCGCGACGCGCTCAAGCGCCTCGCCATGCGCACCGGCGTGCCCGAGATCCGGTCCTTCGTCGGGCTCATCATCCAGTCCGACGAGCTCGGCACGAGCCTCGTCGAGCTCCTGCGCAACTACGCCGCGGACATGCGCTTCCGCCGCCTCAACAAGGCCGAGAAGCTGGCCGCGCAGGCCGCGACCAAGATGCTCATCCCGCTCTTCATCTTCATCTTCCCGACCGTGTTCATCATGATGCTGGCTCCGATGATGAAGAGCCTCGTCCAGGGAGGCTTGGGCTTCTGA
- a CDS encoding type II secretion system F family protein, with protein sequence MPRLLPALLLLCLAAIPSRAQIFNREEIVFLVGSGKTAAGPKVEGAITRTQVFYHYFKRDRDASLKIPKWVDQTLEAMLKRPVWQDPDEGILNEAQLWQAPASVLYEFFELVRKSLPPSDGGQLMPPGNLIKDYEDKRIRFQMSLDRLVRAKLGDSLGGRGRSVIAHFELINKQYDSVMDGLVNGDTQRYKDAVIAMGALMNGAFETLQSTPRGFKFQQGDNKGSQAASVLFKMIGIALIIACAWTIGSLNEKKIADGWERYKLKAKEWAHEYERQFIVIKIHYLVGGPMALGFLIGLLTFDPFGFIIFCGFGIYAGLTLPGWLLLNIRFRRGQKCEAQLMDAMILMSNGLKSGIDLIGCLEMVQRDCLPPISEEFGLCIKNYQLGTALERALEGVEERVQSRLLSYMIKAVVIQRSVGGNLTKIFDRIVDNIREESKLQEKTAAMTAQQRIQAIVVGVMPWIMLIIMFLFQPQPMREYYFSGLGVATLVFCTIWIGIGMKIVNKLGDISV encoded by the coding sequence ATGCCCCGGCTCCTCCCCGCCCTCCTGCTCCTGTGCCTCGCCGCGATCCCGTCCCGCGCGCAGATCTTCAATCGCGAGGAGATCGTGTTCCTCGTCGGCTCCGGCAAGACCGCCGCGGGCCCGAAGGTCGAGGGCGCGATCACGCGCACCCAGGTCTTCTACCATTACTTCAAGCGGGACCGGGACGCGAGCCTCAAGATCCCCAAATGGGTGGACCAGACGCTCGAGGCGATGCTCAAGCGCCCGGTCTGGCAGGACCCCGACGAGGGCATCCTCAACGAGGCGCAGCTGTGGCAGGCGCCGGCGTCCGTCCTGTACGAGTTCTTCGAGCTCGTCCGCAAGAGCCTGCCGCCCTCCGACGGCGGCCAGCTGATGCCGCCGGGCAACCTGATCAAGGACTACGAGGACAAGCGCATCCGCTTCCAGATGTCGCTCGACCGCCTCGTCCGAGCCAAGCTCGGCGACTCCCTCGGCGGGCGCGGCCGTTCCGTCATCGCCCACTTCGAGCTCATCAACAAGCAGTACGACAGCGTCATGGACGGCCTCGTCAACGGCGACACGCAGCGCTACAAGGACGCCGTCATCGCCATGGGCGCGCTGATGAACGGCGCGTTCGAGACGCTGCAGTCGACGCCGCGCGGGTTCAAGTTCCAGCAGGGGGACAACAAGGGCTCCCAGGCGGCGTCGGTCCTGTTCAAGATGATCGGCATCGCGCTGATCATCGCCTGCGCCTGGACCATCGGCTCGCTCAACGAGAAGAAGATCGCGGACGGCTGGGAGCGCTACAAGCTGAAGGCCAAGGAGTGGGCCCACGAGTACGAGCGCCAGTTCATCGTCATCAAGATCCACTACCTGGTCGGCGGTCCGATGGCGCTCGGCTTCCTGATCGGCCTGCTCACCTTCGACCCGTTCGGCTTCATCATCTTCTGCGGGTTCGGCATCTACGCCGGCCTGACCTTGCCCGGCTGGCTCCTGCTCAATATCCGCTTCCGGCGCGGCCAGAAGTGCGAGGCGCAGCTGATGGACGCGATGATCCTGATGTCCAACGGCCTGAAGTCGGGCATCGACCTGATCGGCTGCCTCGAGATGGTGCAGCGCGACTGCCTGCCGCCGATCTCCGAGGAGTTCGGCCTGTGCATCAAGAACTATCAGCTCGGCACCGCGCTCGAGCGGGCGCTCGAGGGCGTGGAGGAGCGCGTGCAGAGCCGCCTGCTCTCCTACATGATCAAGGCGGTCGTCATCCAGCGCAGCGTCGGCGGCAACCTGACCAAGATCTTCGACCGCATCGTCGACAACATCCGCGAGGAGTCCAAGCTGCAGGAGAAGACCGCGGCGATGACGGCCCAGCAGCGCATCCAGGCGATCGTCGTCGGCGTGATGCCCTGGATCATGCTGATCATCATGTTCTTGTTCCAGCCTCAGCCCATGAGGGAGTACTACTTCAGCGGCCTCGGCGTGGCCACGCTCGTCTTCTGCACCATCTGGATCGGCATCGGCATGAAGATCGTCAACAAGCTCGGGGACATCAGCGTCTGA